The following nucleotide sequence is from Paracrocinitomix mangrovi.
AGGCTTACCTAAATTTATAATATAAATATATTCGATACTAAAGAAATAATGGGTTGAAATAGGATATGAATACGTTAAAACTGATTGGATTTAAACCGTTTTATAAAAATCGATAGTAAATAATGTTTACTGTTTTAATTGGAGTATCTATATTTGCGCCAAATTAACAATTGAAACAAAACAAAAATGGCTGGAAATAGAACATTTACAATGATAAAACCTGAAGCTGTTGCTGCAGGAAATGCCGGAAAAATTATTGATGCAATTATTGAAGGTGGATTCAAAATTGTTGCTTTAAAATTAACTCAGCTTACTCCTGAGAGAGCTGGTAAATTCTACGAAGTACACAAAGAAAGACCTTTTTATCAAGAATTAGTTGACTACATGTCTAGCGGACCTATTTATGCAGCTGTTTTAGAAAAAGATAATGCTGTTGCTGATTTCAGAGCTTTAATTGGAGCTACTGACCCGGCAGAGGCTGCTGAAGGAACTATCAGAAAAAGATTTGCTAAATCAAAAGCTGAAAATGCAGTTCACGGTTCAGATTCTGATGAAAACGCAACTATTGAAAGTAACTTCCATTTCTCAGCTGACGAGATTGTTGGATAATTGTCTTTTCAAAATACTTGAAGGCCGCTTTATAATTTAAAGCGGCTTTTTTTATACTATAAATTATCCTTATTGTATTTCCAAACGCGATATGAAAATCGGAAGCCCAATTTAAAATTGATAACAGGAAAAACGTTTCTTCCTCCCGGCGGATCGTAATATGAAAATGAATTCAACAAATGAGGATAAGCCAAACCTGCATCAACCGCCCAGTTAAAACGGTAATGCGTGAACCTTGCAAATCCTATTCCCAATGAATGCTTCATTACCCAATCAGGAGTATCAGATTTGGCAACAAAATTTCTCAAATTAATC
It contains:
- a CDS encoding nucleoside-diphosphate kinase, translated to MAGNRTFTMIKPEAVAAGNAGKIIDAIIEGGFKIVALKLTQLTPERAGKFYEVHKERPFYQELVDYMSSGPIYAAVLEKDNAVADFRALIGATDPAEAAEGTIRKRFAKSKAENAVHGSDSDENATIESNFHFSADEIVG